Proteins encoded together in one Deinococcus hopiensis KR-140 window:
- a CDS encoding sensor histidine kinase, translating into MTTKRTPQGLPERSPGPRPPGAVRRWVVWREALLAALPALMAAALLTLAARPAYDTVVRRSSGWSPYAYQGLAQDVQAYQVALLDPEASAAERQLRRDIVLSSLNAPGQFSLLPVVETYGEARLSHIRALLRRGTPGSAAAAAREAVMLNAQASSLTHDTQAQALEVLTFLRWVLVVAAALTGLLSMLLTARALLRWRAERERQAHREARQREALDFASHELRRPLQSLLLASDLLRQAETPEQRAHLLTLIEDSAGQIASRADLSHLQDLYLDAVLDVTQLDLRSLVERMEAPRVSVEVPAQPLVWLVDAARLRQVIENLVENALKYTGGPVQVRLAQVDGRPEITVQDAGPGIPPALRERLFWPFERGQGHAAGGQGLGLTLVRRLVRAHRGEVTLEDAPCGGTLVRVTLGGPRGGSGEA; encoded by the coding sequence GTGACGACGAAGCGGACGCCGCAAGGGCTACCGGAGCGGTCTCCGGGCCCTCGCCCGCCGGGAGCGGTGCGGCGTTGGGTGGTGTGGCGCGAGGCGCTGCTCGCCGCGCTGCCCGCGCTTATGGCGGCGGCGCTGCTGACGCTGGCGGCCCGGCCGGCCTACGACACGGTGGTGCGGCGCAGCAGTGGCTGGAGTCCCTACGCCTACCAGGGCCTCGCGCAGGACGTGCAGGCGTACCAGGTGGCGCTGCTCGATCCAGAGGCGTCGGCCGCCGAGCGGCAGTTGCGGCGTGACATCGTGCTGTCGAGCCTCAATGCCCCCGGACAGTTCTCGCTGCTGCCCGTGGTGGAGACCTACGGGGAAGCGCGGCTGAGTCACATCCGCGCCCTGCTGCGGCGCGGCACACCCGGTTCGGCCGCCGCCGCCGCCCGCGAGGCGGTCATGCTCAACGCCCAGGCGAGCAGCCTGACGCACGACACGCAGGCGCAGGCGCTGGAGGTCCTGACCTTTCTGCGCTGGGTGCTGGTGGTGGCCGCCGCCTTGACCGGCCTGCTGAGCATGTTGCTGACCGCCCGGGCCCTGCTGCGGTGGCGCGCCGAGCGTGAGCGTCAGGCCCACCGCGAGGCCCGGCAGCGCGAGGCGCTCGACTTTGCCAGCCATGAACTGCGCCGTCCCCTGCAGTCACTGCTGCTTGCCAGCGACCTGCTGCGGCAGGCCGAGACGCCCGAGCAGCGCGCACATCTGCTGACCCTGATCGAGGACAGCGCGGGCCAGATCGCCAGCCGGGCGGACCTGAGCCACCTGCAGGACCTCTATCTCGACGCTGTGCTGGACGTCACGCAGCTGGATCTGCGCTCCCTGGTGGAGCGGATGGAGGCACCCCGCGTGAGCGTCGAGGTGCCCGCGCAGCCCCTGGTATGGCTGGTGGACGCCGCCCGGCTGCGTCAGGTGATCGAGAACCTGGTGGAAAACGCGCTGAAATACACCGGCGGTCCGGTACAGGTGCGCCTCGCCCAGGTGGACGGCCGGCCCGAGATCACCGTGCAGGACGCGGGCCCTGGCATTCCCCCCGCGCTGCGTGAGCGCCTTTTCTGGCCCTTCGAGCGCGGACAGGGCCACGCGGCGGGCGGGCAGGGGCTGGGCCTGACGCTGGTGCGCCGCCTGGTCCGCGCCCACCGGGGCGAGGTCACGCTGGAAGACGCCCCGTGTGGCGGCACGCTCGTGCGCGTCACCCTGGGTGGGCCGCGTGGCGGGAGCGGGGAGGCGTAG
- a CDS encoding CAP domain-containing protein: MGATERRGALLALLLAAAPWEPLVSAQAAAGDFQVRFSMNEDRLAPLEVTFQGGARPEQRVEWDFGDGTAGQGQTQTHTYYRPGTYTVRSTLRTATGQVLSRATGTLEVKSAGSERAQMVVLLGRGEVRFSAAGSVVYRRTTPTFTLNDRPVGAGPVQVVAGEYRASLHLSGEGGNLSRSVRFRMAPLTASVPFETEVLRLTNRARARGWNCTTLKEGGPARAPLTRDSKLEVAALAQSAGMALNDYFDHLSAVDGSTPAARVEAAGVRAEASGENIAAGQATPDEVVRAWLRSPGHCRNIMGDFSHMGVSYVGRPYTKYTHYWTQVFATPAD; this comes from the coding sequence ATGGGGGCAACGGAAAGACGGGGGGCGCTGCTGGCGCTGTTGCTGGCGGCCGCGCCGTGGGAACCGCTGGTGAGCGCGCAGGCCGCGGCGGGCGACTTTCAGGTCCGGTTCTCCATGAACGAGGACCGGCTCGCGCCGCTGGAGGTCACCTTTCAGGGGGGGGCACGCCCCGAGCAGCGGGTGGAATGGGACTTTGGGGACGGGACGGCGGGCCAGGGCCAGACCCAGACGCACACCTACTACCGGCCCGGGACCTACACCGTGCGTTCAACGTTGCGCACGGCCACCGGACAGGTGCTTTCGCGGGCCACCGGCACGCTGGAGGTCAAGAGCGCAGGCAGCGAGCGGGCCCAGATGGTGGTGCTGCTGGGCCGGGGCGAGGTGCGCTTCTCGGCGGCGGGCAGCGTGGTGTACCGCCGGACCACGCCCACCTTTACCCTCAATGACCGTCCCGTGGGCGCGGGGCCAGTGCAGGTGGTGGCGGGCGAGTACCGGGCCAGCCTTCACCTGAGCGGCGAGGGTGGCAACCTCAGCCGCAGCGTTCGGTTCCGGATGGCCCCGCTGACGGCCAGCGTGCCCTTCGAGACCGAGGTGCTGCGGCTGACCAACCGGGCGCGGGCGCGCGGTTGGAACTGCACGACGTTGAAGGAGGGCGGTCCGGCCCGAGCACCGCTGACCCGCGATTCCAAGCTGGAGGTGGCGGCGCTCGCCCAGTCAGCGGGCATGGCCCTGAACGACTATTTCGATCACCTGAGTGCGGTGGACGGCAGCACCCCCGCGGCGCGCGTGGAGGCGGCGGGGGTGCGCGCAGAGGCGAGCGGCGAGAACATCGCCGCCGGGCAGGCCACCCCCGATGAGGTGGTGCGGGCGTGGCTGCGCAGTCCCGGGCACTGCCGCAACATCATGGGAGACTTTAGCCACATGGGCGTGTCGTACGTGGGCCGCCCCTACACGAAATACACCCACTACTGGACGCAGGTGTTTGCCACTCCGGCGGATTGA
- a CDS encoding RNA polymerase sigma factor has product MVGSDVNAEPDVLTPELLARLGRGEEEAWYSFVSAYEGRLYGYLYRLEGNSEDALDLTQEVFYRAWRSIGTFRPGERVLPWLYQVARNTQIESHRRKQLQRFSLEEAREEVGFEVTSGARSPVQNAESADAQDRVQRALMQLPEEYREAVVLRFVEDLAYDEIARIQGVAVGTAKSRVFRAKEQLAELLSGVADVN; this is encoded by the coding sequence ATGGTGGGAAGCGACGTGAATGCCGAGCCGGATGTCCTGACGCCCGAACTGCTTGCCCGCTTAGGCCGCGGCGAGGAAGAGGCCTGGTACAGCTTCGTCAGCGCCTACGAGGGGCGCCTGTACGGCTACCTGTACCGCCTGGAGGGCAACTCGGAAGACGCCCTGGACCTGACGCAGGAGGTGTTTTACCGGGCGTGGCGCAGCATCGGGACCTTCCGGCCCGGCGAGCGGGTGCTGCCCTGGCTGTACCAGGTGGCGCGCAACACCCAGATCGAGTCGCACCGCCGCAAGCAGCTCCAGCGCTTCAGCCTGGAAGAGGCGCGCGAGGAGGTGGGCTTCGAGGTCACCAGCGGCGCACGCTCGCCCGTGCAAAACGCCGAGAGCGCCGACGCGCAAGACCGCGTACAGCGCGCCCTGATGCAGCTGCCCGAGGAATACCGCGAGGCCGTGGTGCTGCGCTTTGTCGAAGACCTCGCCTATGACGAGATCGCCCGCATTCAGGGCGTGGCGGTGGGCACAGCCAAGAGCCGCGTGTTTAGGGCCAAGGAGCAGTTGGCAGAGCTGCTCTCAGGCGTGGCGGACGTGAATTAA
- a CDS encoding FUN14 domain-containing protein, with product MSAPPDSSVSLLDALRPLLPDFSVGALLGFATGLALKKVGRAVLLALGLLFIALQLLAYFDLVTVNWPRLQALSEPWLRQGGELGSRWLMRVLTANLPFAGAFTAGLLLGLRARG from the coding sequence GTGTCTGCGCCGCCCGACTCCTCCGTTTCCCTCCTCGACGCCCTGCGGCCCCTCCTGCCCGATTTTAGCGTCGGCGCGCTGCTGGGCTTTGCCACCGGCCTGGCCCTCAAGAAGGTGGGGCGCGCGGTCCTCCTGGCCCTCGGCCTGCTGTTTATCGCGCTGCAACTCCTCGCCTATTTCGATCTGGTTACGGTCAACTGGCCGCGCCTGCAGGCCCTTTCCGAGCCGTGGTTGCGTCAGGGCGGCGAACTGGGCAGCCGCTGGCTGATGCGCGTGCTGACGGCCAACCTCCCCTTTGCGGGGGCTTTTACAGCGGGCCTGCTGCTGGGCCTGCGCGCGCGGGGCTAA
- the tsaB gene encoding tRNA (adenosine(37)-N6)-threonylcarbamoyltransferase complex dimerization subunit type 1 TsaB, giving the protein MSAPPAAVTLALDTATPFLTLALTWEGGAVQSAEEVGRLHAERLPGGVRALFAEAGLPFRASEIVIGTGPGSYTGVRVGASYALGLGRVWGAPVRGVPTLEALVGGAEDGAVAVSLGARRGNVYGAVYGVAGGVVARVIHPPTKQTLEEFGALAAELPHLGDVTPDGLALLRAGQAHGASDWALAYL; this is encoded by the coding sequence ATGTCCGCCCCTCCCGCCGCCGTCACGCTCGCCCTCGATACCGCCACGCCTTTCCTGACGCTGGCGCTGACCTGGGAGGGCGGCGCGGTGCAGTCGGCCGAGGAGGTGGGCCGACTGCACGCCGAGCGGCTGCCCGGCGGCGTGCGCGCCCTGTTCGCGGAGGCGGGCCTGCCCTTCCGGGCTTCGGAAATCGTGATTGGCACCGGGCCAGGGTCCTACACGGGCGTGCGCGTTGGGGCGAGCTATGCCCTGGGGCTGGGCCGGGTCTGGGGAGCGCCGGTGCGCGGCGTGCCCACGCTGGAAGCGTTGGTGGGCGGCGCAGAAGACGGAGCGGTGGCCGTATCGCTCGGTGCTCGGCGCGGCAACGTCTATGGCGCGGTGTACGGGGTGGCGGGCGGAGTGGTGGCCCGGGTGATCCACCCTCCCACCAAGCAGACGCTGGAGGAATTCGGGGCGTTGGCGGCGGAACTTCCGCACCTGGGGGACGTGACGCCGGACGGGCTGGCGCTGCTGCGGGCGGGGCAGGCCCATGGAGCGAGCGACTGGGCGCTGGCGTACCTCTAG
- a CDS encoding citrate/2-methylcitrate synthase: MTNTANIAKGLEGVLFTESKLTFINGSEGILTHLGIPIQEWAENSTFEELSLALLEARLPTAEELARFDADLKANRAVPQSLLDVIQAMPRGVHPMQALRTAVSYLGLLDAQAEETTEEARRAISVRMIAQFATVIAAINRAQEGQEIVAPRMDLTHAGNFLYMLTGKEPTQEQARLFDIALVLHADHGMNASTFTAIATASTLSDMYSCITSAIGALKGPLHGGANEAVMDMLDEIGTPEKAAEYIGGKLDRKEKVMGVGHRVYKYFDPRSRVLRDYAEHVANKEGKSQYYQILETIERVVVERIGSKGIYPNVDFYSGTVYSDLGIKKEYFTPIFALARISGWCASVIEYTRDNRLLRPDARYIGETDQHYVPLQER, from the coding sequence ATGACCAATACCGCCAACATCGCCAAGGGGCTGGAAGGCGTTCTGTTCACCGAGTCGAAACTCACCTTCATCAACGGCTCGGAGGGCATCCTGACGCACCTGGGCATTCCAATTCAGGAATGGGCCGAGAACAGCACCTTTGAGGAACTGTCGCTGGCGCTCCTCGAAGCCCGGCTGCCCACCGCCGAGGAACTCGCCCGTTTCGATGCGGACCTCAAGGCCAACCGCGCCGTGCCCCAGTCCCTCCTCGACGTGATTCAGGCGATGCCCCGGGGCGTTCACCCCATGCAGGCGCTGCGCACCGCCGTATCGTACCTTGGGCTGCTCGATGCCCAGGCGGAGGAAACCACCGAGGAGGCCCGCCGGGCCATCTCCGTGCGCATGATCGCCCAGTTCGCCACCGTGATCGCGGCCATCAACCGCGCCCAGGAGGGCCAGGAAATCGTCGCGCCGCGCATGGACCTGACCCACGCGGGCAACTTCCTGTACATGCTTACGGGCAAGGAGCCGACGCAGGAGCAGGCCCGCCTGTTCGACATTGCCCTCGTGCTGCACGCCGATCACGGTATGAACGCCAGCACCTTCACGGCGATTGCCACCGCCAGCACCCTCAGCGACATGTACTCGTGCATCACCTCCGCCATCGGCGCGTTGAAGGGACCGCTGCACGGCGGAGCCAACGAGGCGGTGATGGACATGCTCGACGAGATCGGCACGCCGGAAAAGGCCGCCGAGTACATCGGGGGCAAGCTCGACCGCAAGGAAAAGGTCATGGGCGTGGGCCACCGCGTCTACAAGTACTTCGACCCCCGCTCCCGCGTGCTGCGCGACTACGCCGAGCACGTGGCGAACAAGGAAGGCAAGAGCCAGTACTACCAGATCCTCGAAACCATCGAGCGCGTCGTGGTGGAGCGCATCGGCTCCAAGGGCATCTACCCCAACGTGGACTTCTACTCGGGCACGGTGTACTCGGATCTTGGGATTAAAAAGGAATACTTCACCCCGATCTTCGCCCTGGCGCGCATCAGTGGTTGGTGCGCCTCGGTGATCGAGTACACCCGCGACAACCGCCTGCTGCGCCCCGACGCGCGCTACATCGGTGAGACGGATCAGCATTACGTGCCGCTTCAGGAACGCTGA
- a CDS encoding MBL fold metallo-hydrolase: protein MTSSPSTLQRVHGTLHALQVPIPYPMKTVTVMIDTSAPVTMIDTALDTPEARAAIEDGLTALGLHWPDVERVIITHHHPDHYGLAGLVEERSGAAVQMLDVEIGRGERYWHLWEEWLPGHLKHMADHGLPQELLDTLELDSRRTRARVQPASRVQPLREGAMLPLAGAEWEVLWLPGHADGHLGLWNESGGLLIAGDAVLPRISPNIGLYAYTRPDPLGDYLQTLGKLEALNPARAVVGHHGPVMDGVQARARELRAHHHERLDFIRAEAGREARSAYELSLAMFPRELNMAGRRFALAETLAHAEHLRLLGQLARTWQGEAWVYHG, encoded by the coding sequence ATGACCTCCTCCCCTTCCACCCTCCAGCGCGTTCACGGCACGCTGCATGCCCTGCAGGTGCCGATCCCCTACCCCATGAAGACGGTCACGGTGATGATCGATACCTCGGCCCCCGTTACGATGATCGATACAGCGCTGGACACGCCTGAGGCGCGGGCGGCCATCGAGGACGGCCTGACGGCGCTGGGGCTGCACTGGCCGGACGTGGAGCGGGTGATTATCACGCACCACCACCCGGACCACTACGGACTGGCGGGGCTGGTGGAGGAACGCAGCGGCGCGGCGGTGCAGATGCTGGACGTGGAGATCGGGCGCGGAGAGCGCTACTGGCACCTGTGGGAGGAGTGGCTGCCCGGCCACCTCAAGCATATGGCGGATCACGGCCTGCCCCAGGAACTGCTCGATACCCTGGAACTTGACAGCCGCCGCACCCGCGCCCGTGTGCAACCCGCCAGCCGCGTCCAACCCCTGCGTGAGGGCGCGATGCTGCCCCTGGCAGGGGCCGAGTGGGAGGTGCTGTGGCTGCCTGGCCACGCCGACGGGCACCTGGGCCTGTGGAATGAGAGCGGGGGCCTGCTGATCGCCGGGGACGCCGTCTTGCCGCGCATCAGCCCCAACATCGGTCTGTACGCCTACACCCGTCCCGATCCACTGGGGGATTACCTCCAGACGCTGGGCAAACTCGAAGCCCTCAACCCCGCCCGCGCGGTGGTGGGGCACCACGGTCCGGTGATGGACGGGGTGCAGGCCCGCGCCCGCGAACTGCGCGCCCACCACCACGAGCGGCTGGACTTTATCCGCGCCGAGGCCGGGCGCGAGGCCCGCAGCGCCTACGAACTCTCGCTCGCCATGTTTCCGAGAGAGCTCAACATGGCTGGGCGGCGTTTTGCCCTGGCCGAGACGCTGGCCCACGCCGAACACCTGCGCCTGCTGGGGCAACTCGCCCGAACGTGGCAAGGGGAGGCGTGGGTGTACCACGGGTAA
- a CDS encoding VOC family protein — protein MRGPRALWATPEFAELVAPPCTLTIASTRTTALFGAGAAHPADNHSAITEFQVDDGDAEYARTRPVLGDVALPPTTHPWSNRWLLFRDPDGNMINFFTSVGGAAVRKFKP, from the coding sequence GTGCGTGGGCCGCGCGCCCTCTGGGCCACCCCAGAGTTTGCCGAATTGGTCGCGCCGCCCTGTACCCTGACCATTGCCAGCACGCGCACCACCGCCCTGTTCGGCGCAGGGGCCGCTCACCCCGCCGACAACCACAGCGCCATCACCGAGTTCCAGGTGGATGACGGCGACGCAGAATACGCGCGGACCAGGCCGGTTCTCGGCGACGTGGCCTTGCCGCCGACCACCCACCCATGGAGCAACCGCTGGCTGCTGTTCCGGGACCCAGACGGCAACATGATCAATTTCTTCACGTCTGTCGGCGGGGCGGCCGTCCGGAAATTCAAGCCTTGA
- a CDS encoding metallophosphoesterase family protein codes for MRVLVLSDTHGLLRPEVLALVREADAVLHAGDVGKVEVLETLRGASAGPVHAIRGNVDRSPPLSGLPETLLLELEGVWIYLLHDLKALDLSPEVAGIRVVISGHTHVPRLEERGGVTSLNPGSVGPRRFRLPVACAWLHVAEAQVRVEPVTLLE; via the coding sequence ATGCGCGTCCTTGTTCTCTCCGATACCCACGGTCTGTTGCGCCCGGAGGTGCTGGCTCTCGTGCGGGAGGCGGACGCTGTGCTGCACGCCGGAGATGTGGGCAAAGTAGAGGTGCTGGAGACGCTCCGCGGAGCTTCGGCCGGTCCCGTTCACGCCATTCGGGGAAATGTGGACCGTTCCCCTCCCCTTTCAGGGCTGCCCGAAACGCTGCTGCTCGAGCTGGAAGGCGTGTGGATCTACCTGCTGCACGATCTGAAGGCGCTGGACCTCTCGCCGGAAGTGGCCGGCATCCGGGTGGTGATCAGCGGGCACACGCACGTACCCCGGCTGGAGGAGCGGGGCGGGGTGACGTCCCTCAATCCAGGTTCGGTGGGGCCGCGCCGCTTCCGGTTGCCCGTCGCCTGCGCGTGGCTGCATGTGGCGGAGGCACAGGTGCGCGTGGAGCCGGTGACACTGCTGGAATAA